In Populus alba chromosome 1, ASM523922v2, whole genome shotgun sequence, a single window of DNA contains:
- the LOC118034896 gene encoding uncharacterized protein — MAPAARGCWGVVVEKARRCVRTVIFMVAMVASLLASSIPVLVAIGDVVVAFFLVSSFTCLTCYGFKSHLRRYSLKSSFTDIPIISLIRSFLIICVYSMCDAPALSHGPYLGTVTLCSVVSVMLLLIKTCVFTVNSQIEAEASISSISRQKLHLKKSWGMPVLFLSSVVFALGHSVVAYRTSSRARRKLMFHRVDPEAVLSCKSVFSGYQKVPRSPTPTAGRTPRSDNEMKRRPFGTTRDEGQLPVRLLADIDSLFTTCLGLTVHYKLCFPGAPPRYLSSTTVLESSSCGSSPKLVVGRLRLERQPFSAVAKTQHHLCRSYSNQFYSSSLYAPLLDGSPTSALSEEIPVLNLDDAVQEDGMCELNSVIPKLDMEENGHLGIVLVHGFGGGVFSWRHVMGVLSRQVGCAVAAFDRPGWGLTSRLRRKDWEDKELPNPYKLETQVDLLLSFCSEMGFSSVVLVGHDDGGLLALKATQRVQESMTSFNVTVKGVVLLNVSLSREVVPAFARILMCTSLGKKHLVRPLLQTEIIQVVNRRAWYDATKLTTEILSLYKAQLCVEGWDEAVHEIGKLSCETVLSPQNSAALLKAVAGMPVLVIAGAEDVLVPLKSSQAMASKLVNSRLVAISGCGHLPHEECPKALLAAISPFISRLLLESDLEKQ, encoded by the exons ATGGCGCCGGCGGCGAGAGGATGCTGGGGGGTGGTGGTGGAGAAGGCGAGGAGGTGTGTAAGGACGGTGATTTTTATGGTGGCGATGGTGGCGTCGCTGTTGGCATCATCGATTCCGGTGCTTGTGGCTATTGGCGACGTGGTGGTTGCTTTCTTTTTGGTGTCGAGTTTCACGTGCTTGACATGTTATGGATTCAAAAGCCATTTGCGTAGATACTCTTTGAAAAGCTCTTTCACCGATATCCCTATCATTTCTCTTATCAGATCTTTCCTCATCATCT GTGTTTATTCAATGTGTGATGCACCAGCACTATCACATGGACCTTACCTTGGAACTGTGACACTATGTTCTGTAGTTTCAGTTATGCTTCTTTTAATCAAGACATGTGTTTTCACTGTCAATTCTCAAATTGAGGCTGAAGCTTCAATTTCCTCAATTTCAAGACAGAAGCTTCATCTGAAGAAGTCATGGGGGATGCCTGTCTTGTTTCTTTCGTCTGTTGTCTTTGCGCTTGGACACTCTGTGGTTGCTTATAGAACTAGCTCTAGAGCAAGGAGAAAGCTTATGTTTCACCGAGTTGACCCCGAAGCT GTGCTTTCATGTAAAAGTGTTTTCTCGGGCTATCAAAAGGTTCCAAGATCTCCAACTCCCACAGCGGGTAGAACCCCAAGAAGTGACAATGAAATGAAGCGAAGGCCTTTTGGAACAACTCGTGATGAAGGGCAACTCCCAGTCAGATTACTTGCTGACATTGACAGCCTGTTCACTACATGCCTGGGACTTACTGTCCATTACAAGCTCTGCTTTCCCGGTGCACCCCCTCGGTACTTATCTTCAACCACTGTCCTTGAATCTAGTTCTTGCGGTAGCTCACCTAAGCTAGTGGTGGGGAGGTTACGACTTGAAAGGCAGCCATTTAGTGCGGTGGCAAAAACTCAGCATCATCTATGTAGGAGTTATAGCAATCAATTTTACAGCTCTTCACTGTATGCTCCATTATTGGATGGTTCTCCAACTTCTGCTCTATCTGAAGAAATTCCTGTTCTGAACCTAGATGATGCTGTTCAGGAGGATGGAATGTGTGAATTGAACTCTGTGATTCCCAAGCTAGATATGGAGGAAAATGGCCATTTAGGTATTGTTCTAGTTCATGGGTTTGGAGGTGGAGTTTTCTCATGGAGGCATGTGATGGGAGTGCTATCTCGGCAAGTTGGCTGTGCAGTTGCTGCTTTTGATCGACCTGGTTGGGGGTTAACTTCTCGTCTACGTCGCAAGGATTGGGAGGATAAAGAACTGCCCAATCCATACAAGCTTGAAACTCAG GTTGACctgcttctttctttctgttctGAGATGGGGTTTTCTTCGGTGGTGCTTGTTGGTCATGATGATGGAGGCTTGCTTGCTTTAAAAGCCACTCAAAGAGTCCAAGAATCAATGActtctttcaat gTTACAGTTAAAGGGGTGGTATTGCTAAATGTTAGTTTGTCTAGAGAAGTGGTTCCTGCCTTTGCTAGGATACTTATGTGCACTTCTCTTGGAAAAAAACACCTGGTTCGTCCTTTACTGCAAACAGAAATTATTCAAGTGGTGAACAGGCGTGCATGGTATGATGCTACAAAACTAACAACAGAGATTTTGAGTCTTTATAAG GCACAACTATGTGTCGAAGGTTGGGATGAAGCAGTCCATGAGATAGGCAAACTTTCATGTGAGACAGTCCTTTCACCACAAAATTCTGCAGCTTTGTTGAAGGCTGTAGCAGGCATGCCAGTGTTAGTTATAGCCGGTGCTGAAGATGTACTTGTTCCACTTAAATCTTCTCAAGCCATGGCTTCAAAACTTGTAAATTCT AGACTGGTTGCTATATCTGGATGTGGCCATCTTCCACACGAGGAGTGCCCCAAGGCATTACTGGCAGCTATATCACCATTCATAAGCAGACTCTTGTTGGAATCAGATTTGGAAAAGCAATAG